Part of the Clostridium sporogenes genome, CATTCTAGTATTGGAAAATGTATAAACTGCAAAAATGAGTAAAAATGCTTCTGGAATAGCTCTTGCAACAAATTCTACCACGGATAATTTTAGCATATTTTATTTCTCCTTTATTAATTATGTAAATATTTATACATCTTTTATAATTATATCACTAACATTATCGAAATAAAATGAACTTACTTTTAATATTTAGCAATTTATATATATTTTTCAATAATTAAAATTATAATATATTCTAATATATTTATCATCCTAATAATTAGAAATTATTTTAAATTTTTATAGATTTTATATTATTTATATGTTTTATAGTATTAAAAATAACAATAAAAACAAAAAATCTTATAAATATATCTCCAATACTCATAACACTATAACCTACGTCAATTATATCTGTTAAAAATTTAAATTTAGTAGATGAATCACCTATAATATGTATATCATTAACTTTAAGAAAAGAATAAGGTTTTGCATATCCTGTAGAATAAGATAGTGTAGGAAATACCGGCATCTTGCCATTATTTACTCCTATAGCGATTTTATTTAACATACCACCTATTAAAATAAATATAGATCCTATAATAGCACTTGTATATTGCTCATATTTTATAATAATAAATAAATAGGAACAAATATATATAGTCTCTAATATTTTAGCATGCCTTATTAAACCATAATTTTCTAAGAATATGTTTATTTGTATAATTATATATGTCAATTCAATAGTTAACACAGGATAAATATGCCACGATTTAAATAATGACTTTATTTCATATCCCTTTAATTTAGTTATTATTAAGGCTAATATTATTGTTTCTAACATAGATACTCTCCTCCCTTCTTATATATATTTTTATTAGTTCTATTATATTAATTTACCTTTATATTAATATAAATAAATATTAAATTAAATTTACTTATTAAGTCAAATATTTACCATTATATTTTATATCAATTAAATTTTTATATCTATATTTTTCATAATTCTCCTTTTATAATATAAATATCCCAATTGTCAATATTAAAAAATTAAAATCTAATTTAAATTTATAAAGCAATATTTTTTTCATAGACAATAAAAAACATGCCCAAAAGCCTTATTCCAAATTTTGAAATAATGAATTTTAGGCATGTGATTTATATTAATTCTAGTTATTATAATAAAGACTTTCTGAAATATATTCTGGATCACAGGTTACATCTATTCCAAGCTTTCTAAAAGTTTGTTCTTCATTTGTGCTTAAAATTGTAGTTGAATGAGCTTGACATCCCTTTAACATTGGTAATTTGCCCATAGCTACTTGAGCTGTTGGATTTGTAGCTGCACATATGCTAAGTGCTATTAACACTTCTTCACAACTTAAAGCAGTTCTTTTACTTCCTAAAGTCTTTGCTTTTAAGTTTATAATTGGTTCCAATATAACTGGTGAAATAAGATGTATTTCATCAGATATATTTGCATAATGCTTAACTGCATTTAAAATTACAGCAGCTGTTCCATCCATTATCTCTGAACTTCTACCTGTTAATATTGTTCCATCCTCTAATTCTAAAGCTACAACTGTACAAGTTTCACTTTTGTTAGCTCTTTCTTTTAATTTAGCTGCATATTCTCTTGCAGGTATAACAACTTTCCTATCCTCTTCTTTTAAATTAAGCTCTTCCATAATAAGTTTAGCTCTATGGAAAGTTTCTTTATCTACATAGCCTTTTTTATATTCGCAGGCTGTTTTAAAAGCTCTTCTTATTATTTCTTGTTTAGATGCTTCTTTAACAACTTCATCGTCAACTATACCAAATCCCACTCTATTTACCCCCATATCTGTTGGAGATTTATAAACGGATTCTTCTCCTGTTATTTTTTCTATAATTCTTTTAAGTACAGGAAAACTTTCAATATCACGGTTATAGTTTACAGCTACTTTGTTATAAGCATCAAAATGGAAAGAATCTATCATATTCACATCTTTAAGATCTACTGTAGCTGATTCATAGGCTATATTTAAAGGATGTTTTAAAGGTACATTCCATACTGGAAAAGTTTCAAATTTTGAATACCCTGCCACATTGCCTCTTTTATATTCATGGTAAAGTTGACTAAGGCAAGTAGCTAATTTACCACTTCCTGGGCCTGGTGCTGTCACCACTACAATAGGTTTTGTTGTTTCAATATATGGATTTTTACCATATCCTTCATCACTTACAATAGTATCTACATCTGTAGGGTATCCTTTAGTAGCTTCATGCTTATAAACCTTTATACCTCTACGTTCTAATTTATTTATAAATATATTAGTTGCAGGTTGACCGCTATATCTTGTTATTACAACGCTGTTTACTTCAAGGTTGTATTCTCTTAAATCATCAATAAGTCTTAAAACATCAACATCATAAGTAATACCAAAATCTCCTCTTATTTTGTTTCTTTCAATATCTCCTGCATATAAACAAATAATTATTTCTACTTTTTCTCTTAATTTATGTAGTAGTTTAATTTTTGCATTTTCATCAAATCCAGGTAAAACTCTTTTTGCATGCAAATCGAATAAAAGTTTTCCTCCAAATTCTAAATATAGTTTGTCATAATTGTTAACTCTTTCTAATATGTACTTTGATTGTTCTTCAAGGTATTTTTGGTGATCAAATCCTATTCTCATATTTACGCCTCACTATACTTTATTATTTTATTCTTATTTATAAGAACTTTTAAGTTTTTACATTTTTATATTATTACATAGTTTTGATTGAAAGTAAATTATTATATAATGGATTTTTTAATTATTTAAATTACTAAAACCAACTTAGCTGATTATTTCCATAGTTCTTTTTATATGCCAAAACTATATCCTCCATTTTATATAAAATACCTAATCTTTCACATTCATTTCTAAATATATTCCATAATTTTTTGTGATTAAGTGAGGCACATTCATATTTATTTCCAAAGGTATCTTTGTATTTTGCTACCATATTTTCTTTTGGAAACTTTTTTTATTAAATTCTTATAAAAGTATTCCCTTTGATTTCCTCTTAAAGTTAATCCCATACCATATGCAAAAATAAATTTTGCACCACATTCATGAGCAGTTCTTACTATTTTTATAATATTTTCTTCATTATCATTTATGAAAGGCAAAATAGGCATAAGCAATATACCCGTAAATATACCATTGTAAGAAAGCTCCTTTATAGTTTGAAACCTTTTAGATGTTACACAAACATTGGGTTCAATTTTTTTGCACAATTCATCATCATATGTAGTTATGGTAATCTTTATTAGTGCGGGTGAGTGAGCCTTAATTTTTTTTAAAATATCAGTATCTCTTACTATAAGATTGCTTTTAGTTGCTATAGCTACTCCTAAATTAAAAGTATTTATTTCCTCTAATGCACTTCTTGTAAGCATCAGTTCTTTTTCAAAAGGATTATAAGGATCACTCATAGCTCCTGTTCCTATAACTCCTTTTTTTTCTTTTTCTTCTTAATTCATTTTCAATAATCTGTATTGCATTTTCCTTTGCTCTTACTTTATCAAAGTTTTCTATACCATAACATTCGCTTCTAGAATCGCAATAAATACAACCATGACAGCAACCTTTATAAATGTTCATATTATAATTTATCCCAAACCACCAATTGTCCTTACTATAATTTGATATTAAAGTTTTTGCTGGAACATACTCCAAGTTTACTATCACTCCTTAATAAATCTTTTATTAACTATTTGTATTCATATTATCAAATCATACGTGACACCTGCATGTCATATTAAATAAATCTTTATCATAATTTTAAAGCTTTTCATTTATTGTCTAATAAATTTTAATTTCATTACTTCTATATTATATCCACTAATCTATTGAATTTCTTGTAATTATTAATTTGATTATATTAAAGATAAAAAAATATTTATTATAATCAAAATTAAGGAGATGGAAAATCTCTTTCCATCTCCTTAATATAAATATATAATTTTAAATTAATCTTTTAATTTTAATTAACAATTTTTTGTTTAAAACTGTATTATTATGTATAAAATAAGTTCTATCTTTACAAAGTTTATTTTATTCCTGAAGTTAACTTAACAATGCCTGCACCAAAATTTTTCATATCTTCTGGTATCCAAGTCTTTTCTTTTATAGTAAATTTAAAAGTTTGTTCTTTCATATCAGATGATGGTTTTACATTTTCATATGATTTTATAAGATTTTGTATATAGATACCTGTGGCTTTATTAATAGCTTCTTGTCTATCTGTAATATTCATTTTTTTAACTTGTTCAACAGCATCTGTTGCTGCTTTTTCATCAAGGGCAACTTCATTAATGTGAGTTGCTTTTACTTTAACTTGTGCAGATTTATCATCTTGAGAAACAACTTCTGTTTTTGCTGATAATTTCTTTAAAGCAGATACACGAGCTGCATATATTTTGTTTATTTGTTCATCGTTAACTTTCAAACCTGCTGCTGTAAGATTAGTTTTTATTGTTGATATAGTTTGATCTTTTTGCATTTTTGAAATTTCTTCTGTTTGTTCTTTAGATATTTTAATTTTTGATAAAGACTCTTGATCTCCTTTAATATAAAAATCAAATAAAATCGTTGCTGTTTCATCAGCACCTACCTTTGGCTTAGAGCTGCATCCCATGGCCATTATCGGAATAAATAGTAAAATTAATGATAAAATTAGACTTTTTTTTGCTTTTTTCATATTTTCCCCCTAATATAATATATTTTTAAAATAAATATATTATATTTTGAGCTTTTTGTCAATTTTTTTTATATATCCCATGTATTATAAGTTGATTCTAATTTTTAATAATATTAATTTTTTAATTGAATTGATATTTTTACAAAAAATTTCATACTAATTTTCATTAACTAAAAAAGAGGGCATCTCAAAATTAAAAAACCACACTCCAGTTGAATACCGAAGTGTGGTTTAGAAATAAACAGCTTCTTTTAAAAATGTCTACTTATTTGGGTTCATACCATTTTGAGGCCCCCTCTTATTAAAATTAATTATTTTAATAAGATTCTATATAAAAATAAATTAGTTAAAATAAAACAAAATAAAAACAATCAATAATTAATGTAGAAATTTTATTATTATAGGAGCTAAGAAAGAAGTAATAAGTCCCGCTATACCTATAGCTAAGCTACTCATAGCTCCTTCAGTTTCTCCCATTTCTATAGCTTTTGTGGTACCTATAGCATGGGATGATGTTCCAATAGAAATACCTATAGCTATATTATTTTTAATTTTAAATATCTTACACACTATAGGAGCTATTACGGCTCCCATTATACCAGTTATTATAATGGCAGATACCGTAATGGCAGGTATACCACCTAAAACTTTAGACACTTCTATGCCTATAGGTGTTGTTATAGATTTTGGCATCAATGAATAAGATAATTCACTGGTCAGACCAAATGCTTTAGAAATATAGAATATACTTATCATAGCAGTTATACACCCCACAGTTACCCCAAGTAATATAGGTATAGCATATTTTTTTATTACATTTATTTTTTTATACAATGGTACAGCAAGTGCTACAGTAGCAGGTCCTAAAAAGAAAGATATAAGATTGCCACCTTTATTAAAATTATCTAATTTAATATTAAAGGATATTAATATACATACTATTAAAGCTATACATATTAAAAGAGGATTAAATAAGGCTATTTTTGTTTTTCTGTATATGTAAAGTCCTATTTCAAAACCTATTATTGATAATAGTATTCCGAAAACAGGAGAATTTAAAAGATCTTGGACCATTATTGTACCTCCTTACTTGTTAGTTTTATATATAATTGAATAGTCCAACCTGTAACAACTATTATAATAATACTTGTTATTAAGCATACTCCTAAAAATGCTAACCATTTACCTTTTAGCATAGGCATACAGGATAAAATTCCCACTCCCGCCGGTACAAAGAAAAAAGCTAAATGATCAAGTAAGAATTTACTTATGTAGTTTATTTTAGTTAATTTTATTATACCTGAGGATAAGCATAGAAATAATAATATCATCCCTATAACATTTCCTGGTATAGGCAACTTAAAGAAGTCATGTATGGCTTCACCTAGTAGGCAAATTAACAAAATTATTCCTAACTGTCTTAATAATCTCAAGGTAACACCTCTTTTCTAAATATTAAGTTTTTAACAACTAGTATTTATTTTATTACTTTTTTATTATAAATACCATAGTAAAATAAAAGTTGAAATTTTTAAACAAATTAGTATTGTGGCAATATATAATTAATAATATAAATTGCAAAAATAATCCTCTTACTCTATAATAAAACAAGCTAAAAAATTTCATACAACGATGTATATAATTTATACTTAAGGAGATGAATTTTATGTTAAATATTGAGAATATAAATGTTATGAACTTCGAAAATGCTTTGCGTGGCGCAAGAAATCCAATGAACAGTTGGGGTAAAAGTGATAGTTATTATGATTCTACAGGCTTATTTATTATTGGAGAAAATGATTTAAACCTCGCTAGAAGGCTTTGCAGGGCAGGAAGTGATCATAGAAAGTTTTTACGACAAATTTTCATTTCCGTTGATATAAATGCTCCTTTATATTGGTGGAAAGAATTTGATACATATAAGATAGGAACAGTTGCTAATTCAACAAGCACAATGCACAAAATTCATAGTCAAGAGTTCACTTTGAATCATTTTAGTTGTGACCAAATGACTGAAAAGACCAAAGAACAAATGATACTTTTAATAAAGTATCTAGAAGATTTAAGAATAAAATATCTTGAAACGAAAGATAAACAATATTGGTATGATATTATTCAATTGTTACCATCAAGCTATAATCAACTACGAACCTGTACTTTTAATTATGAAACTATGATTAATATATATCATTCTAGAAAACAACATAAGTTGCAGGAATGGCATACTTTCTGCCAATGGATTGAAACTTTACCATATGCAAGAGAATTAATACTTTTAGATTAATAAAATAACCCTGCCAAATAATTATAAGCCTAATTACTAAAGGGTATTGCAGCTAGCTGCTACATTACCCTTTAAACACTCTTATTAACAGATATTAAAAATATAACCTGTGTATATTTTGTATCATTTATAAAAATCTATTTACTTCATATAAAAATTCTTCAAAATCTCCTAGATGTTCTTCTATAACTTTCTGAATTACACCTAAATTAAGTTTTTGATAATTATGAACTGCAATATTTCTAAAGCCGATCATTCCTTTTATTTTCTTTAACAACTCATCGCTTATTAATCCATTATTATTCATAACCTCAAAGGCATCTCTGCTATTTTGTGGAATACCCAACTTCTCCTTTGAAACTATATACATTGAAATATCTATACATGCTTCTACAGCTCTTTGTATATTAAGTATTATAGAATCTTGCTTAGTATAGTCATTAAGATTTTCAGGATTATTATCATATACCTCTTTGATCCTTATTAAACACCTTTCTATTATGCTTTTTTTATTATATAAAACATCATTAACCATAAACTTTACCATCCTTCTTTATTGAATCCATAATAATTTGTCTTTCTTCATTTAATTTTACATAATCTTTAAAAGCTCTCATATCATACTGGATTCTTAGATTTTCATCTTGGCTATAAAGAATCTCTTTGGTACCCACTATTTGTGCGGCAAATACAGTGCTTATATCCTTTAAATCAATAATTTGAACATCTCTTTTCATAACAAAACTTAATTCATTTCCTAAGATAAATAATTCATATTCATCTAACTCTCTATTTGCATGAATAGCTATATCTATGTCACTATCTTCTCTACCCTCTCCCTTAGCAAAAGACCCGAATAAGTATATAAAATTTGGTTGTAATTTTTCTTTTAAAAACTCAACTATCTTTTTTTTACTTTCATTCTCTAAAAACATAGCTATCTCTCCTAAACATTTAACTTATTATATATTATTATATACTAACAGTTAGTTTATTTAAACATATTAAGTATTATATAAAGTCTATATATATTTTTTATCAATATGTATAGACTTTTTCTATTTATATTCTATTTGCTAAGCTTTTCTTTATATCTAATAAATAATTCCCTCTTATAATAAAGAAATATATTATTTGAATAACAAGGAAACTTCCCATTACAAAGAATGCTACTATATTAACATCCATTGCAAAGGCATTTTTTAATGCTGACAATGCAAATGATGAGTGTATTACTGCAACAATATAAGGAAATAAAAATAATACTCCGATTTCAATAGTTGATACTTTTTTTATTTCTCTAAAGGTTAAC contains:
- a CDS encoding DUF1846 domain-containing protein, whose translation is MRIGFDHQKYLEEQSKYILERVNNYDKLYLEFGGKLLFDLHAKRVLPGFDENAKIKLLHKLREKVEIIICLYAGDIERNKIRGDFGITYDVDVLRLIDDLREYNLEVNSVVITRYSGQPATNIFINKLERRGIKVYKHEATKGYPTDVDTIVSDEGYGKNPYIETTKPIVVVTAPGPGSGKLATCLSQLYHEYKRGNVAGYSKFETFPVWNVPLKHPLNIAYESATVDLKDVNMIDSFHFDAYNKVAVNYNRDIESFPVLKRIIEKITGEESVYKSPTDMGVNRVGFGIVDDEVVKEASKQEIIRRAFKTACEYKKGYVDKETFHRAKLIMEELNLKEEDRKVVIPAREYAAKLKERANKSETCTVVALELEDGTILTGRSSEIMDGTAAVILNAVKHYANISDEIHLISPVILEPIINLKAKTLGSKRTALSCEEVLIALSICAATNPTAQVAMGKLPMLKGCQAHSTTILSTNEEQTFRKLGIDVTCDPEYISESLYYNN
- a CDS encoding LrgB family protein; translation: MVQDLLNSPVFGILLSIIGFEIGLYIYRKTKIALFNPLLICIALIVCILISFNIKLDNFNKGGNLISFFLGPATVALAVPLYKKINVIKKYAIPILLGVTVGCITAMISIFYISKAFGLTSELSYSLMPKSITTPIGIEVSKVLGGIPAITVSAIIITGIMGAVIAPIVCKIFKIKNNIAIGISIGTSSHAIGTTKAIEMGETEGAMSSLAIGIAGLITSFLAPIIIKFLH
- a CDS encoding CidA/LrgA family protein, giving the protein MRLLRQLGIILLICLLGEAIHDFFKLPIPGNVIGMILLFLCLSSGIIKLTKINYISKFLLDHLAFFFVPAGVGILSCMPMLKGKWLAFLGVCLITSIIIIVVTGWTIQLYIKLTSKEVQ
- a CDS encoding DUF5317 family protein, which encodes MLETIILALIITKLKGYEIKSLFKSWHIYPVLTIELTYIIIQINIFLENYGLIRHAKILETIYICSYLFIIIKYEQYTSAIIGSIFILIGGMLNKIAIGVNNGKMPVFPTLSYSTGYAKPYSFLKVNDIHIIGDSSTKFKFLTDIIDVGYSVMSIGDIFIRFFVFIVIFNTIKHINNIKSIKI
- a CDS encoding DUF5105 domain-containing protein, with product MKKAKKSLILSLILLFIPIMAMGCSSKPKVGADETATILFDFYIKGDQESLSKIKISKEQTEEISKMQKDQTISTIKTNLTAAGLKVNDEQINKIYAARVSALKKLSAKTEVVSQDDKSAQVKVKATHINEVALDEKAATDAVEQVKKMNITDRQEAINKATGIYIQNLIKSYENVKPSSDMKEQTFKFTIKEKTWIPEDMKNFGAGIVKLTSGIK
- the mntA gene encoding type VII toxin-antitoxin system MntA family adenylyltransferase antitoxin, translating into MFLENESKKKIVEFLKEKLQPNFIYLFGSFAKGEGREDSDIDIAIHANRELDEYELFILGNELSFVMKRDVQIIDLKDISTVFAAQIVGTKEILYSQDENLRIQYDMRAFKDYVKLNEERQIIMDSIKKDGKVYG
- the hepT gene encoding type VII toxin-antitoxin system HepT family RNase toxin, with translation MVNDVLYNKKSIIERCLIRIKEVYDNNPENLNDYTKQDSIILNIQRAVEACIDISMYIVSKEKLGIPQNSRDAFEVMNNNGLISDELLKKIKGMIGFRNIAVHNYQKLNLGVIQKVIEEHLGDFEEFLYEVNRFL